The Verrucomicrobiia bacterium genome has a segment encoding these proteins:
- a CDS encoding FliI/YscN family ATPase, with protein sequence MNRLEPDPSRDSPARRLHALAARARQIRHFESRGRVVQVVGLVIESEGPLAAVGEVCCIESARKDGTTLAEVVGFRNHHLLLMPLGEVHGIHPGSEVVALGHPLQASVSEALMGRVIDALGRPLDGRGPLPEGAKIGLHLPPPHPLRRQRIRQVFQTGIKALDTFIPCGRGQRLGIFAGSGVGKSTLLGMIASHAEADVNVIALVGERGREVREFLEKDLDEKGRRKSIVVVATSDQPALARLKGAFLATAIAEYFRDTGRNVLLMMDSVTRFAMAQREIGLAVGEPPATRGYTPSVFSLLPQLLERAGTGEKGSITGLFTVLVEADDMNDPIADSVRSILDGHIVLSRDLAAQNHYPAIEVLDSVSRLVRDLLTPEQLDLTGRAREALAVYRRNQDLINIGAYPAGSNPDIDRAIRLREPLTHFLRQPVGEGVPAAESWRRLADLMKEPARPA encoded by the coding sequence ATTCCCCCGCCCGCCGCCTGCACGCCCTGGCCGCCCGCGCGCGCCAAATCCGCCATTTCGAAAGCCGCGGCCGCGTCGTGCAGGTCGTCGGTCTGGTCATCGAGTCCGAGGGACCCCTCGCCGCCGTCGGCGAAGTCTGCTGCATCGAATCCGCCCGCAAAGACGGCACCACCCTCGCCGAGGTCGTCGGCTTCCGCAACCATCACCTCCTCCTCATGCCCCTCGGCGAAGTCCACGGCATCCACCCCGGCAGCGAAGTCGTGGCCCTCGGCCATCCCCTGCAGGCCTCCGTCAGTGAGGCCCTCATGGGCCGCGTCATTGACGCCCTCGGACGCCCCCTCGACGGCCGCGGCCCCCTCCCCGAAGGCGCCAAAATCGGCCTCCACCTACCCCCGCCGCATCCCCTCCGCCGCCAGCGCATCCGCCAGGTCTTTCAAACCGGCATCAAAGCCCTCGATACTTTCATCCCCTGCGGCCGCGGCCAGCGCCTCGGCATCTTCGCCGGCAGCGGCGTCGGCAAGTCCACCCTCCTGGGCATGATCGCCAGCCACGCCGAAGCCGATGTCAACGTGATCGCCCTCGTCGGCGAACGCGGCCGCGAAGTGCGCGAATTCCTCGAAAAAGACCTCGACGAAAAAGGCCGCCGCAAATCCATCGTCGTCGTCGCCACCTCCGACCAGCCCGCCCTCGCCCGCCTCAAAGGGGCCTTCCTCGCCACCGCCATCGCCGAGTATTTCCGCGACACCGGCCGCAATGTGCTGCTCATGATGGATTCCGTCACCCGCTTCGCCATGGCCCAGCGCGAAATCGGCCTCGCCGTCGGCGAGCCGCCCGCCACCCGCGGCTATACCCCCTCGGTCTTTTCCCTCCTCCCCCAGCTCCTCGAACGCGCCGGCACCGGCGAAAAAGGCTCCATCACCGGCCTCTTTACCGTCCTGGTCGAGGCCGACGACATGAACGACCCCATCGCCGACTCTGTCCGCTCCATCCTCGATGGCCACATCGTCCTCTCCCGCGACCTGGCCGCCCAAAACCATTATCCCGCCATCGAAGTCCTCGACAGCGTCAGCCGCCTCGTCCGCGACCTCCTGACGCCCGAACAACTCGATCTGACCGGCCGCGCCCGCGAAGCCCTCGCCGTGTACCGCCGCAATCAGGACCTCATCAACATCGGCGCCTACCCGGCCGGCAGCAACCCCGATATTGACCGCGCCATCCGCCTGCGCGAAC